A single genomic interval of Hevea brasiliensis isolate MT/VB/25A 57/8 chromosome 4, ASM3005281v1, whole genome shotgun sequence harbors:
- the LOC110642103 gene encoding zinc finger protein 10-like, whose amino-acid sequence MGSGKQGSSETSSEENDRQEQVKEDAATTITNISGSRSKRSYECTFCKRGFTNAQALGGHMNIHRKDRAKTKQEVTASSSISGKTNEEYMNPNHMGPISSESMNYYSILEAQKNYLMYFRPSGSSSPSLPHGYYHGSDFLVPSHQSSSMNEELLGANLSLQIGSSHLEDNEMNREVSKEDEVDLELRLGHDR is encoded by the coding sequence ATGGGATCAGGGAAACAAGGAAGCTCAGAGACTTCAAGCGAAGAAAATGATCGGCAAGAGCAAGTCAAAGAAGATGCAGCCACTACCATTACTAACATTAGTGGTAGTAGGTCTAAACGCTCCTATGAATGCACTTTCTGCAAGAGAGGATTCACTAACGCGCAGGCCTTAGGAGGGCACATGAATATACATCGCAAAGATCGAGCCAAGACCAAGCAAGAAGTCACAGCAAGTTCTTCAATTTCAGGGAAAACCAATGAGGAATACATGAACCCTAATCATATGGGACCGATTTCAAGTGAATCCATGAACTACTATTCGATTTTGGAGGCTCAAAAGAATTATCTCATGTATTTTCGTCCATCCGGGTCGTCTAGCCCTAGTCTTCCACACGGTTATTACCATGGAAGTGATTTTCTTGTCCCAAGTCATCAGTCTTCGAGCATGAATGAAGAACTTTTGGGTGCGAATTTGAGCTTGCAAATCGGGTCCAGTCATTTAGAAGACAATGAAATGAACAGGGAAGTTTCAAAAGAAGATGAAGTGGATTTGGAGCTTCGACTTGGTCATGATCGGTAA